In Desulfovulcanus ferrireducens, the genomic window TCCACTTCAACAATCTTGCCACAAATGGATGGTCATGGTGCTGTGTTAAGTTGTCTGTTCAATCATTTTACAAACCAAACTAATCTACAGCCGCCAATATGATAGCCCATGAGCATTGAACTCGTCTGGCTTGAACATGCCTTTGACATCTACCAGCACTCCATTTCGAGGATTTTTAAACAACTTGGCCAAATCTGCAGCACTCAAATTTTTATAGCTTTGATGCGGCACGGCCAAAACCAGAGCATCTAAGTCTGTCAGTTGGTCAAAAGCAAGTAAATTAACTCCATATTCTTTTTCGGCCTCTTTTGGGTCAGCTAGAGGATCATGGACAAGAACCTGAAGGCAGTATTCAGAGAGTTCTGTAATTATATCGATTACTTTACTATTTCTTAAATCAGGTACGTTTTCTTTGAAAGTTAGGCCAAGGACGCCAACTCGGGCGTGGCCTATGAGGCAATTACGTTTAATTAGCTCTTTTACTGTCTTTTCAGCCACATATTTGCCTACGGAATCATTGATCCGCCGGCCAGCCAAAATCACCTGGGGATGATAGCCTAGAGCCTCAGCCTTGAAAGTCAAATAATACGGATCCACTCCGATACAATGACCACCCACCAAGCCTGGCCTAAAGGGCAGAAAATTCCATTTGGTCCCAGCAGCTTCGAGAACTTCTAAGGTGTCAATGTCCATGAGATCAAAAATCATGGCCAACTCATTCATCAAGGCAATATTTAAATCTCTTTGGGTATTTTCAATAACCTTAGCTGCCTCGGCTACTTTAATGCTAGAGGCCTTATGAATGCCGGCTTTCACCACCTGTCCGTAAACTTGGGCCAACAGTTCTGTAGTCTCTTTGTCCTGGCCTGCAACAACCTTGACGATGGTTTCTAAGGTATGGACTTTATCTCCGGGATTTATACGTTCAGGAGAGTAGCCAACCCAAAAGTCCCGGCCGCATTTGAGCCCTGATTCCCGTTCTAAGATTGGTACGCACTCGTCTTCTGTTACCCCGGGATAAACTGTGGATTCATAAACAACTACAGAGCCTGGTTGTAAGTTTTGCCCCACACTAATTGACGCATTTATAACCGGCCTGAGATTGGGGCGACGATATGTATCTATGGGGGTAGGCACAGCCACTATAATCAACTTGGCCGCCCCAAGGATTTTGGGGTCAGTGCTGAAGTTTATGGAAGCTTTTTTCAATTCATCTGGTTCAACTTCTTTGGTGTTGTCCACACCCTTTTTTAGAGCCGCGATTCTTTCCTCACTAATATCAAAGCCGATGACCTTAAAATATTTACTAAAAGCCACCGCCAGGGGAA contains:
- a CDS encoding nucleotide sugar dehydrogenase, whose amino-acid sequence is MIRFDELISKQESIAVVGLGYVGLPLAVAFSKYFKVIGFDISEERIAALKKGVDNTKEVEPDELKKASINFSTDPKILGAAKLIIVAVPTPIDTYRRPNLRPVINASISVGQNLQPGSVVVYESTVYPGVTEDECVPILERESGLKCGRDFWVGYSPERINPGDKVHTLETIVKVVAGQDKETTELLAQVYGQVVKAGIHKASSIKVAEAAKVIENTQRDLNIALMNELAMIFDLMDIDTLEVLEAAGTKWNFLPFRPGLVGGHCIGVDPYYLTFKAEALGYHPQVILAGRRINDSVGKYVAEKTVKELIKRNCLIGHARVGVLGLTFKENVPDLRNSKVIDIITELSEYCLQVLVHDPLADPKEAEKEYGVNLLAFDQLTDLDALVLAVPHQSYKNLSAADLAKLFKNPRNGVLVDVKGMFKPDEFNAHGLSYWRL